From one Streptomyces sp. CA-210063 genomic stretch:
- the gabT gene encoding 4-aminobutyrate--2-oxoglutarate transaminase, with product MTALPPLPQERRVVTAIPGPKSQELQARRVAAVAAGVGSVLPVFAARAGGGIIEDVDGNRLIDFGSGIAVTSVGASAEAVVRRATAQLQDFTHTCFMVTPYEGYVAVAEALAELTPGDHAKKSALFNSGAEAVENAVKIARSYTRRQAVVVFDHGYHGRTNLTMALTAKNMPYKHGFGPFAPEVYRVPVAYGYRWPTGPENAGPEAAAQAIDQITKQVGPENVAAIIIEPVLGEGGFIEPAKGFLPAVRQFASDHGIVFVADEIQSGFCRTGQWFACEDEGIVPDLITTAKGIAGGLPLAAVTGRAEMMDAAHAGGLGGTYGGNPVACAGALGSIETMKELDLNSKAKAIEATMKARLTAMAEKFDVIGDIRGRGAMIAIELVKDRTTKEPNPEATAALAKACHQEGLLVLTCGTYGNVLRFLPPLVIGEDLLDEGLDIIEQAFTRV from the coding sequence ATGACCGCCCTTCCGCCGCTTCCCCAGGAGCGCCGCGTAGTCACCGCCATCCCCGGACCGAAGTCGCAGGAGCTGCAGGCTCGTCGTGTCGCCGCGGTCGCGGCGGGGGTGGGGTCGGTGTTGCCGGTGTTCGCCGCGCGCGCGGGCGGCGGCATCATCGAGGACGTCGACGGCAACCGGCTCATCGACTTCGGCTCGGGCATCGCCGTGACGAGCGTCGGCGCGAGCGCCGAGGCCGTCGTCCGCCGTGCCACCGCCCAGCTCCAGGACTTCACGCACACCTGTTTCATGGTCACGCCGTACGAGGGCTACGTGGCGGTCGCCGAGGCCCTCGCCGAGCTGACCCCGGGCGACCACGCCAAGAAGTCCGCGCTGTTCAACAGCGGCGCCGAGGCCGTCGAGAACGCCGTGAAGATCGCCCGCTCGTACACCAGGCGGCAGGCCGTGGTCGTGTTCGACCACGGCTACCACGGCCGCACCAACCTCACGATGGCGCTGACCGCGAAGAACATGCCGTACAAGCACGGCTTCGGCCCGTTCGCGCCCGAGGTGTACCGCGTGCCGGTGGCGTACGGCTACCGCTGGCCGACCGGCCCGGAGAACGCGGGCCCCGAGGCCGCCGCACAGGCCATCGACCAGATCACCAAGCAGGTCGGCCCGGAGAACGTGGCCGCGATCATCATCGAGCCGGTGCTAGGCGAGGGCGGCTTCATCGAGCCGGCCAAGGGCTTCCTGCCGGCCGTCCGGCAGTTCGCCTCCGACCATGGCATCGTCTTCGTCGCCGACGAGATCCAGTCCGGTTTCTGCCGCACCGGCCAGTGGTTCGCCTGCGAGGACGAGGGCATCGTCCCGGACCTGATCACCACGGCCAAGGGCATCGCCGGCGGCCTCCCGCTCGCCGCCGTGACCGGGCGCGCGGAGATGATGGACGCGGCCCACGCGGGTGGCCTGGGCGGCACCTACGGCGGCAACCCCGTCGCCTGCGCGGGCGCCCTCGGCTCCATCGAGACGATGAAGGAGCTCGACCTCAACAGCAAGGCGAAGGCGATCGAGGCGACCATGAAGGCGCGCCTCACCGCCATGGCCGAGAAGTTCGACGTCATCGGCGACATCCGCGGCCGCGGCGCCATGATCGCCATCGAACTGGTCAAGGACCGCACGACGAAGGAGCCGAACCCGGAGGCGACCGCCGCGCTGGCGAAGGCCTGCCACCAGGAAGGCCTGCTGGTCCTGACCTGTGGCACCTATGGCAACGTCCTGCGCTTCCTGCCGCCGCTCGTCATCGGCGAGGACCTCCTCGACGAGGGCCTCGACATCATCGAGCAGGCGTTCACCCGCGTCTGA
- a CDS encoding phosphatase PAP2 family protein: MRHTDPVGRPRTTPPVRGWPTTPSGRRAALLLLGLPALLFALITWQILARGPLARADERLSDSLVHRGAPTQFLADLGNITVAVPVLALVLLYVARRARATGRDHWWRPAAAAALLMAAVPLWVIPLKELIARSGPPIMGPGTGFYPSGHTATASIAYGAAVLLLLPWLRGALARRAAVVVAVALNMGVAFGLVRQGYHWPLDVAASWCVCALLLSSLWFRMRRPAR, from the coding sequence GTGCGGCACACCGATCCGGTCGGCCGCCCCCGAACCACCCCCCCTGTTCGGGGGTGGCCGACCACCCCCTCCGGCCGCCGTGCCGCTCTCCTCCTTCTCGGCCTCCCGGCCCTCCTCTTCGCGCTGATCACCTGGCAGATCCTCGCGCGCGGACCGCTGGCCCGCGCGGACGAACGCCTCAGCGACTCCCTCGTGCACCGGGGCGCCCCCACCCAGTTCCTCGCCGACCTCGGCAACATCACGGTCGCCGTCCCGGTCCTCGCCCTCGTACTGCTGTATGTCGCGCGGCGTGCGCGTGCCACCGGTAGGGACCACTGGTGGCGGCCGGCCGCCGCGGCGGCGCTCCTCATGGCCGCCGTACCGCTCTGGGTGATCCCGTTGAAGGAGCTCATCGCCCGGTCGGGCCCGCCGATCATGGGCCCGGGCACGGGTTTCTACCCCTCCGGCCACACCGCGACCGCCTCCATCGCTTACGGCGCCGCCGTCCTGCTTCTGCTGCCCTGGCTGCGCGGCGCCCTCGCGCGCCGCGCGGCCGTCGTCGTCGCGGTCGCCCTGAACATGGGCGTCGCCTTCGGCCTGGTGCGCCAGGGCTACCACTGGCCCCTCGACGTGGCGGCGAGCTGGTGCGTGTGCGCGCTGCTGCTCTCCTCGCTGTGGTTCCGGATGCGTCGCCCTGCCAGGTGA
- a CDS encoding bifunctional DNA primase/polymerase — protein sequence MTGAKTAVEWLASVSPDPEACRWEWERNPLGVALLPAGRAWDVLILPGELGYPTLDILIRIIDQPGPVLVDFGDDRMGFFVPPGTASGWLGTGVRSAGHGTWIVVPYPGRQTGGVRWLVPPDGSGTLTDPALLELAMHEAAASLARDEDR from the coding sequence ATGACTGGGGCCAAGACGGCGGTCGAGTGGCTGGCATCCGTATCACCGGATCCCGAGGCCTGCCGCTGGGAGTGGGAGCGCAACCCCTTGGGGGTCGCCCTGCTTCCGGCGGGCAGGGCCTGGGACGTGCTGATCCTGCCGGGCGAACTCGGCTACCCCACGCTCGACATCCTGATCCGCATCATCGACCAACCCGGACCCGTGCTCGTCGACTTCGGCGACGACCGCATGGGTTTCTTCGTGCCGCCGGGCACGGCGTCCGGATGGCTCGGCACGGGTGTGCGCAGCGCGGGTCACGGCACCTGGATCGTGGTGCCGTACCCGGGCCGGCAGACCGGTGGCGTCCGCTGGCTGGTCCCGCCGGACGGCAGCGGCACCCTCACCGACCCGGCACTGCTCGAACTGGCCATGCACGAGGCGGCGGCGAGCCTGGCGAGGGACGAGGACCGGTAG
- a CDS encoding NAD(P)/FAD-dependent oxidoreductase encodes MAPSAMNRWTKSLSDAQPVPYWLEDHGKPRPEPALTGAETCDLLVVGGGYSGLWTALIAKERDPRRDVVLLEGREVGWAASGRNGGFCAASLTHGLANGLARWPDEIHKLQELGARNLDEIEVAVARHGLDCDFERTGEIDVATETYQAWELRDWYDEITRKGLADGIEFLDADAVRDQVASPTFQAGLHDRRGVAMLHPAKLAWGLKRACLNLGVRIHEHTPALTLKAYGAGMAVRTPYGHIRTRQVALGTNIFPSLVRRVRAYTVPVYDYALMTEPLTAGQLASIGWKNRQGLGDSANQFHYFRLSADNRILWGGYDAVYPYGGRVRAEYDDRPETYAKLAGHFFTCFPQLEGVRFTHAWGGAIDTCSRFSAFFGTAHHGKVAYAAGYTGLGVGATRFGADVMLDLLAGERTERTELEMVRKKPLPFPPEPFAWTGIALTKWSLARADSHAGRRNLWLKAMDRLGLGFDS; translated from the coding sequence ATGGCCCCGAGCGCCATGAACCGTTGGACAAAGTCTCTTTCCGACGCACAGCCGGTCCCGTACTGGCTCGAGGACCACGGCAAGCCCCGCCCCGAGCCCGCGCTCACCGGCGCCGAGACCTGCGATCTGCTGGTCGTCGGCGGCGGCTACAGCGGACTGTGGACCGCGCTCATCGCCAAGGAGCGGGACCCGCGACGGGATGTCGTCCTGCTGGAGGGCCGTGAGGTGGGCTGGGCCGCCTCCGGCCGCAACGGCGGCTTCTGCGCCGCCTCGCTCACCCACGGCCTGGCCAACGGCCTCGCCCGCTGGCCCGACGAGATCCACAAGCTCCAGGAGCTGGGCGCCCGCAACCTCGACGAGATCGAGGTGGCGGTGGCCCGTCACGGCCTGGACTGCGACTTCGAACGCACCGGCGAGATCGACGTCGCGACCGAGACGTACCAGGCCTGGGAACTGCGCGACTGGTACGACGAGATCACCCGCAAAGGCCTCGCCGACGGCATCGAGTTCCTGGACGCCGACGCCGTCCGCGACCAGGTCGCCTCCCCCACCTTCCAGGCGGGCCTGCACGACCGCCGGGGCGTCGCCATGCTGCACCCCGCCAAACTCGCCTGGGGCCTGAAGCGGGCCTGCCTGAACCTCGGCGTCCGCATCCACGAGCACACCCCCGCGCTGACCCTGAAGGCGTACGGCGCCGGCATGGCCGTCCGCACCCCCTACGGCCACATCCGCACCCGCCAGGTGGCGCTCGGCACGAACATCTTCCCCAGCCTGGTCAGACGCGTCCGCGCGTACACCGTCCCCGTCTATGACTACGCGCTGATGACGGAGCCGCTGACCGCCGGCCAACTCGCCTCGATCGGCTGGAAGAACCGGCAGGGGCTCGGGGACTCGGCGAACCAGTTCCACTACTTCCGGCTCAGCGCCGACAACCGGATCCTCTGGGGCGGCTACGACGCCGTCTACCCGTACGGCGGCCGGGTGCGCGCCGAGTACGACGACCGGCCGGAGACGTACGCCAAGCTCGCCGGGCACTTCTTCACCTGCTTCCCGCAGTTGGAGGGCGTCCGCTTCACCCACGCCTGGGGCGGCGCGATCGACACCTGCTCCCGCTTCTCGGCGTTCTTCGGCACGGCCCACCACGGCAAGGTCGCGTACGCGGCCGGCTATACGGGGCTGGGAGTGGGCGCGACCCGGTTCGGCGCGGACGTCATGCTCGACCTGCTCGCGGGGGAGCGCACGGAGCGCACGGAACTGGAGATGGTCCGCAAGAAGCCGCTGCCGTTCCCCCCGGAGCCGTTCGCGTGGACCGGCATCGCCCTCACCAAGTGGTCCCTGGCCCGCGCCGACTCCCACGCCGGCCGCCGCAATCTGTGGCTGAAGGCGATGGACCGGCTGGGGTTGGGCTTCGACAGCTGA
- a CDS encoding ABC transporter permease → MDTRRSRKSGTSVTWLKRRLVVIAGLLTLGYLLLPNVVVTVFSFNQPKGRFNYEWQELSTAAWTDPCGVADLCGSLALSLQLAAWATLGATVLGTMIAFALVRYRFRARGAVNSLIFLPMAMPEVVMAASLLTLFLNLGAQLGFWTILIAHIMFCLSFVVVAVKARVMSMDPKLEEAARDLYAGPVQTFARVTLPIAAPGIAAGALLAFALSFDDFIITNFNAGSTVTFPMFVWGSAQRGTPVQINVIGTAMFLVAVLFVVAGMVIGNRRKKQKA, encoded by the coding sequence ATGGACACACGACGGAGTCGTAAATCTGGCACGAGCGTCACCTGGCTCAAGCGCCGTCTCGTGGTCATCGCGGGACTTCTGACGCTCGGTTATCTGCTGCTGCCGAATGTCGTCGTCACGGTCTTCTCCTTCAACCAGCCGAAGGGCCGCTTCAACTACGAGTGGCAGGAACTCTCCACGGCCGCGTGGACCGACCCGTGCGGCGTCGCCGACCTGTGCGGCTCGCTCGCGCTCAGCCTCCAGCTGGCCGCCTGGGCGACCCTCGGCGCGACCGTCCTCGGCACGATGATCGCCTTCGCGCTGGTGCGGTACCGCTTCCGCGCGCGGGGCGCGGTCAACTCGCTGATCTTCCTCCCGATGGCGATGCCCGAAGTCGTGATGGCCGCCTCGCTGCTCACCCTGTTCCTCAATCTGGGTGCACAGTTGGGATTCTGGACGATCCTGATCGCCCACATCATGTTCTGCCTCAGCTTCGTCGTCGTCGCCGTCAAGGCGCGCGTGATGTCGATGGACCCGAAGCTGGAGGAGGCCGCGCGGGATCTGTACGCCGGTCCCGTCCAGACCTTCGCCCGGGTCACCCTGCCCATCGCCGCCCCGGGCATCGCGGCGGGCGCGCTGCTCGCCTTCGCGCTCTCCTTCGACGATTTCATCATCACCAATTTCAACGCGGGCTCGACCGTCACCTTCCCCATGTTCGTCTGGGGTTCGGCACAGCGCGGCACGCCCGTCCAGATCAATGTCATCGGTACGGCCATGTTCCTGGTCGCCGTACTGTTCGTGGTGGCCGGAATGGTCATCGGAAACCGCCGGAAGAAGCAAAAGGCATAA